AGGAGATCGGGGGTGAATTGCTCGTTGTATCACAGTTTACCCTTGCTGCAAGGCTCGGAAAGGGTAAACGGCTCTCCTTTGATAATGCTGAATCATCCGGTAAGGCCCGGGAGATGTACAAACTTTTCACCAATAGACTCACAGGGGAAGGGCTGCCCGTATCCACCGGTATCTTCGGGGAGTACATGGAGATATCCCTGACAAATGCCGGGCCGGTCACTATACTTGTTGATTCAAGGGAGAAGAAGCCACAACAACAAAATCATAAAACACAGACCGGAGACCTCCGTAGCAGTGGATAAAAGGCTCTGGGTTTGACCACTTAAGCCCTTAACTCCACTCCTCATTTTTATTCAGTGAAAACACTCTTCTCCAACCGTAATTCCACTAAAGTTTTCTCCGGTCCGGCCGATAAATAATACTGAAGGAGGTCAGGGTAAATGCTCACATTAGGGGTCATC
The window above is part of the bacterium BMS3Abin08 genome. Proteins encoded here:
- the dtd gene encoding D-tyrosyl-tRNA(Tyr) deacylase — protein: MKALLQKVNDASVAINGRVYSRIGRGLLVFLCVVRGDTVEDVNYLCKKIPVLRVFDDPSGRMNLSIKEIGGELLVVSQFTLAARLGKGKRLSFDNAESSGKAREMYKLFTNRLTGEGLPVSTGIFGEYMEISLTNAGPVTILVDSREKKPQQQNHKTQTGDLRSSG